A section of the Papio anubis isolate 15944 chromosome 4, Panubis1.0, whole genome shotgun sequence genome encodes:
- the LOC116274476 gene encoding transmembrane protein 229A, whose protein sequence is MAGSDVDSEGPALRGGAARRPGAPGGPGSEAAAGCPELLSTAEAPAESATLPAWMRLYFYGMHGITLDVLVSSARRFARSPDLRMLGFSSPYSCLLHSLTHFALEKVYLQQRRCPSAFVFNFLLYPSAHVGLQTLAGQALLLSLGGGAGGAVAPGALDLALQYVLALYHCQVFLKRFLRLRYGRQRRRRQQQQQQQQQQQRRGALPVAPGARVPTATGVRRRRPRGPRGAGGAPSQGLPDLPRFLFFGMHGFLDEIFFTFFFNVLGQGDGTTSGHTSLWSFFMYGSCSFVVEKLYFHLHYSRGWGTWKRVPIYVLFIYVWELSWGLGLRTCGACSWDYSHYPLNFMGLITLMYLPGWIFLSVYQDLISNVLWRVQYVPSN, encoded by the coding sequence ATGGCGGGGAGCGACGTGGACAGCGAGGGCCCCGCACTGAGGGGCGGCGCGGCGCGGCGTCCGGGGGCCCCGGGCGGGCCAGGAAGCGAAGCGGCAGCCGGCTGCCCCGAGCTGCTGTCCACTGCTGAAGCGCCGGCTGAGAGCGCCACGCTGCCCGCCTGGATGCGCCTCTACTTCTACGGGATGCACGGGATCACCCTGGACGTGCTGGTGTCCTCGGCCCGGCGCTTCGCCCGCAGCCCGGACCTGCGGATGCTAGGCTTCTCCTCGCCCTACAGCTGCCTGCTGCACTCGCTCACCCATTTCGCCCTGGAGAAGGTCTACCTGCAGCAGCGGCGCTGTCCCAGCGCCTTCGTCTTCAATTTCCTCCTCTACCCCTCGGCCCACGTGGGTCTGCAGACCCTAGCGGGCCAGGCGCTACTACTCAGCCTGGGCGGCGGGGCCGGGGGCGCGGTGGCGCCAGGGGCGCTGGACCTGGCGCTGCAGTACGTACTGGCGCTTTACCACTGCCAAGTGTTCCTGAAGCGCTTCCTGCGCTTGCGGTACGGGCGACagaggcggcggcggcagcagcaacagcaacagcagcagcagcagcagcggagGGGCGCGCTCCCCGTCGCTCCGGGCGCCCGGGTCCCTACTGCGACCGGAGTCCGGCGGCGACGACCCCGTGGCCCCAGGGGCGCCGGGGGAGCCCCCAGCCAGGGGCTGCCCGACCTACCCCGCTTTCTTTTCTTCGGAATGCACGGCTTTCTGGATGAGATCTTCTTCACCTTCTTCTTCAACGTACTGGGGCAGGGGGACGGAACAACCAGCGGCCACACGTCGCTCTGGTCCTTCTTTATGTATGGCAGCTGCAGTTTCGTGGTGGAAAAACTCTACTTCCATCTCCACTACAGCCGCGGTTGGGGCACTTGGAAGCGGGTGCCCATCTACGTGCTCTTCATCTACGTGTGGGAGCTTTCCTGGGGTCTGGGACTCCGCACATGCGGGGCTTGTTCCTGGGACTATTCTCACTACCCGCTCAATTTCATGGGCCTCATCACCCTGATGTATTTACCTGGCTGGATATTCCTTAGTGTGTACCAGGACCTAATTTCCAACGTGTTGTGGAGGGTGCAGTACGTACCAAGtaactaa